A single Nicotiana tabacum cultivar K326 chromosome 5, ASM71507v2, whole genome shotgun sequence DNA region contains:
- the LOC107764485 gene encoding cyclin-T1-5-like isoform X2 codes for MLYLFLMRSFIRRMLQQRRGLSKRYCQLAWWLCSEVYEHQKELLLQGERVVLATLGFDLNVHHPYKPLVEAIKKFKVAQNALAQVAWNFVNDGLRTSLCLQFKPHHIAAGAIFLAAKFLRVKLPSDGEKVWWQEFDVTPRQLEEVSNQMLELYEQNRVQPSQASEAEGSAGGNQRPAGKASVANEEHAANNSNSLGGAANSNAGTSNRASSRAIPDQPYADNHSGPSEAAQTSTNNYGSTENYASDRIGDDEISDRQKLESEQLAYQGNAAEVQSRSKYGSESHDEDDQEENTGKAETRRKGEPKEKYHGRALENKDGRLGQSPQGVKKIDKDKVKAAVENKVKAALEKRRKSQGDVTRKTDVMDDDDLIERELEDGIELAAGNEKIKRERKESWTKPSNRLEHENTYHEKHQDEAGDGHHQGSKRQSSRGEDYDYVEEGELEPYDDADKVYRSPKSNSRKRKASSPSEKLEGKRDEYITGTHNQTYQDFPDDRNGAGRLDYSERDHKRHMQENHA; via the exons ATGTTATACTTGTTTCTTATGAGATCATTCATAAGAAGGATGCTGCAGCAGCGCAGAGGATTAAGCAAAAGGTATTGCCAATTGGCCTGGTGGTTGTGCTCT GAAGTATACGAACACCAAAAAGAACTACTTCTGCAGGGAGAGAGGGTTGTTCTTGCGACTCTTGGTTTTGATCTTAATGTACATCATCCATATAAACCCCTTGTTGAGGCGATAAAGAAATTCAAGGTTGCTCAGAACGCCCTAGCTCAAGTTGCATGGAACTTTGTGAATGATGG GCTTCGGACGTCCTTATGCTTGCAATTTAAGCCCCATCACATTGCAGCAGGTGCCATTTTCCTTGCAGCCAAGTTTCTCAGAGTAAAGCTCCCATCTGATGGCGAGAAGGTTTGGTGGCAGGAGTTTGATGTCACCCCACGCCAACTGGAGG AGGTGAGCAACCAAATGCTAGAATTGTATGAACAAAATAGAGTACAACCTTCTCAGGCTAGTGAAGCAGAAGGAAGTGCTGGTGGAAATCAAAGGCCTGCAGGAAAAGCTTCAGTTGCAAATGAAGAGCATGCTGCAAATAACAGTAATTCTCTGGGTGGAGCTGCAAATTCAAATGCAGGAACCTCCAATCGTGCATCTTCTAGGGCAATTCCTGATCAACCATATGCTGATAATCACAGTGGGCCCtccgaagctgctcaaactagcACTAATAACTATGGAAGTACTGAAAATTATGCTTCAGATCGTATTGGAGATGATGAGATTAGTGATAGGCAGAAGCTTGAAAGTGAGCAGTTGGCTTATCAGGGTAATGCAGCAGAGGTACAAAGTAGATCAAAGTATGGTTCTGAAAGCCATGATGAAGATGATCAGGAAGAGAACACTGGGAAAGCTGAAACAAGGCGTAAAGGGGAACCAAAGGAGAAGTACCATGGTCGAgccctggagaacaaggatggcAGACTTGGCCAGTCACCGCAAGGAGTTAAAAAGATAGATAAAGACAAGGTCAAAGCAGCTGTTGAGAACAAGGTCAAGGCAGCATTGGAGAAACGCAGAAAATCCCAAGGGGATGTAACCAGGAAAACTGATGTTATGGATGACGATGATCTCATTGAGAGGGAATTGGAGGATGGAATAGAACTGGCAGCTGGGAATGAGAAAATCAAAcgggaaagaaaagaaagctgGACCAAGCCTTCAAACAGGCTGGAGCATGAGAACACATATCATGAAAAGCATCAAGATGAAGCTGGGGACGGGCATCACCAAGGGTCAAAACGGCAGTCTTCACGTGGGGAAGATTACGACTATGTTGAAGAAGGGGAACTGGAACCATATGATGATGCTGACAAGGTATATCGGTCACCAAAGTCTAACAGTAGGAAGAGAAAGGCAAGTAGCCCCTCAGAAAAACTGGAGGGAAAGCGGGATGAGTATATAACAGGGACCCACAATCAAACTTACCAAGATTTTCCAGATGATAGAAACGGGGCTGGGAGGCTTGATTATTCTGAGAGGGACCACAAAAGGCACATGCAGGAAAATCATGCCTGA